A genomic window from Glycine max cultivar Williams 82 chromosome 17, Glycine_max_v4.0, whole genome shotgun sequence includes:
- the LOC102670108 gene encoding uncharacterized protein — MPFGEALQQMPLYSKFMKDILTKKVKYIDNENIVVGGNCSVIIQRKLPKKFKDPGSVTIPCTIGKETVNKALIDLGASINLMPLSMCKRIGNLKIDPTKMTLQLADRSITRPYGVVEDVLVKERHFTFPVDFVIMDIEEDTDIPLILGRPFMLAANYVVDMGNGNLELSIDN, encoded by the coding sequence ATGCCATTCGGGGAAGCCTTACAGCAGATGCCCCTATACTCCAAATTTATGAAGGACATCCTCACCAAGAAGGTGAAATACATTGACAATGAGAACATTGTTGTAGGGGGTAACTGCAGCGTTATAATACAGAGGAAGCTACCCAAGAAGTTTAAGGACCCTGGAAGTGTTACCATCCCGTGCACCATAGGAAAAGAGACGGTGAACAAGGCCCTCATTGACTTAGGAGCAAGTATCAATCTGATGCCCTTGTCAATGTGTAAAAGAATTGGGAATCTGAAGATAGATCCTACCAAGATGACGCTTCAGCTAGCAGACCGCTCGATTACAAGGCCGTACGGGGTGGTAGAAGATGTCCTAGTCAAGGAACGCCACTTTACTTTTCCGGTGGACTTTGTCATAATGGATATCGAAGAAGACACAGACATTCCCCTCATCTTAGGCAGACCATTCATGCTGGCTGCCAACTATGTGGTGGATATGGGGAATGGGAACTTGGAGTTGAGTATTGACAATTAG